In Zingiber officinale cultivar Zhangliang chromosome 3B, Zo_v1.1, whole genome shotgun sequence, a single window of DNA contains:
- the LOC122056245 gene encoding vesicle-associated protein 4-2-like, protein MPAMGLANGRAESSDGGKVWNLFRMPFWQAGASSSAAAVSHRHVSHDRAARAAEGSDTQYPSSRVGSGRGSVSSVAKSLLPARRRLRLDPSSKLYLPYEPGKQVRSAIRIKNTSKSIVAFKFQTTSPKSCFMRPPGAILSPGEKIIATVFKFVEHPENNAKAIDQKAKFKFKIVSLKVKEQMEYVPELFDEQKDQVYVEQILRAEFLNPERSSTQLDKMKRLLAEADAAVEVRKKPPEDSGPKILGEGLVIDEWKERRERYLVRQQIELVDSL, encoded by the exons ATGCCGGCGATGGGATTAGCTAACGGGAGGGCCGAGTCGTCGGACGGTGGCAAGGTATGGAACCTCTTCCGGATGCCCTTCTGGCAGGCAGGCGCCTCCTCCTCCGCAGCGGCGGTGAGTCACCGCCACGTCAGCCACGACCGTGCCGCGCGTGCGGCGGAGGGATCCGACACGCAGTACCCGTCCTCCCGCGTCGGAAGCGGCCGAGGATCGGTCTCATCGGTCGCCAAGTCGCTGCTGCCCGCCCGGCGTCGCCTCCGTCTCGACCCCTCTAGCAAGCTTTACCTCCCTT ATGAACCTGGGAAGCAAGTCAGGAGTGCGATCAGGATTAAGAACACAAGCAAATCAATTGTAGCATTTAAG TTTCAAACCACATCCCCGAAGAGCTGCTTCATGCGCCCTCCTGGAGCAATACTTTCTCCAGGCGAAAAAATCATTGCAACTG TTTTCAAGTTTGTGGAGCATCCAGAGAACAATGCAAAAGCAATAGATCAGAAAGCcaagtttaagtttaagattgTAAGTTTGAAAGTCAAAGAACAAATGGAGTATGTGCCTGAATTG TTCGATGAGCAGAAAGATCAGGTTTATGTGGAACAAATCCTAAGGGCTGAATTTCTAAATCCCGAGCGATCAAGTACT CAATTGGATAAAATGAAACGGCTGCTTGCCGAGGCTGATGCTGCAGTTGAGGTACGAAAGAAACCACCCGAAGACAGTGGCCCAAAAATTCTTGGTGAAGGCCTCGTTATCGATGAATGG AAAGAGCGAAGGGAAAGGTATCTGGTTCGGCAACAGATCGAATTGGTCGACTCCTTATAG